Proteins from one Psychromonas sp. psych-6C06 genomic window:
- a CDS encoding glycosyltransferase — translation MNNWLILSKQPDDQTLIAPILKAGCKIIYQPRSKKNFDFASILRNYKLLRQIKCDIFHCYNDHTSPLIAAKLARVPVTLWSKLSMSSYYEKGVNPKGLQRLMLSTRVTAYCVSRILAISKRAGDEVIEQVGFKNKVATVTVPVSLERFFSVKHSAVRNEFKFINADFVITAIGHFVEIKGWDVAIDAFAIVNKRMPNTKLLLIGKKTSESFYQKISAQIAGYGLQEQVIIAGNRSDTPEVLKASDIFILPSRSEGTPAALVEAMAVGLPCVATATGGIPEVIEDGVSGLLFERENANELAEKILELASNPTFKAQIIDNVQKGLHKYSISAYVDTVFGHYQHLLENNK, via the coding sequence ATGAATAACTGGCTTATTCTATCTAAACAGCCTGACGATCAAACCCTTATCGCTCCGATATTGAAGGCTGGGTGTAAAATCATTTACCAACCTAGATCTAAAAAGAATTTTGATTTTGCGAGTATTCTTCGAAATTACAAGCTTCTACGACAGATCAAATGTGATATTTTTCACTGTTATAATGATCATACTAGCCCACTTATTGCGGCTAAATTAGCACGGGTGCCTGTTACTTTGTGGTCAAAATTGTCGATGTCTTCATACTATGAAAAAGGCGTTAATCCGAAAGGCTTGCAACGACTTATGTTGAGTACCAGAGTTACTGCGTATTGTGTGAGTAGGATTCTCGCTATTAGTAAACGCGCAGGTGATGAAGTCATTGAGCAAGTTGGCTTTAAAAACAAAGTGGCAACTGTGACTGTGCCTGTTTCATTAGAACGCTTCTTTTCAGTTAAGCATTCAGCGGTCAGAAATGAATTTAAATTTATTAATGCTGATTTTGTTATTACAGCTATAGGTCACTTTGTCGAAATTAAAGGTTGGGATGTCGCTATTGATGCGTTTGCTATTGTTAATAAGCGTATGCCAAATACAAAATTATTATTAATTGGCAAGAAAACATCAGAAAGCTTTTATCAAAAAATCAGTGCTCAAATTGCTGGATATGGCTTACAGGAACAAGTGATTATTGCAGGTAATCGAAGTGATACACCTGAAGTACTTAAAGCGAGTGATATTTTTATACTGCCTTCACGGTCAGAGGGCACCCCTGCCGCGCTGGTTGAGGCGATGGCTGTTGGTTTACCTTGTGTCGCCACTGCAACTGGTGGAATTCCGGAGGTAATAGAAGATGGTGTAAGTGGATTACTCTTTGAGCGAGAAAATGCAAATGAGCTTGCTGAAAAAATTCTTGAACTTGCGTCTAACCCGACATTTAAGGCCCAAATCATCGATAATGTGCAGAAAGGTTTACATAAATATTCGATATCGGCATATGTTGATACGGTGTTTGGGCATTATCAGCACTTATTAGAAAACAATAAATAA
- a CDS encoding glycosyltransferase family 4 protein translates to MTVTKLAFVTQFPIDSDRPLGGVEAVSVNLVRSLSAYTDLQIDVLTLCPETSKQTTESWGKVKIHRLPKPNGSELLNAVTKSKVLIERYIKQLQPDLIHAHDTYGIMVQDIDITKAFTVHGFIYGDTLFSNGKFRWLRSKIWEKIEKGSWAKQPNIISISPYVRERVSPVSDAIVYDIDNPISDQFFNLTRDEIAGRIFTSAVICPRKNTLQLVKAVKLLVDDNIAVELRIAGSVGDEQYMQEMLDYIAHNNLDKHIKILGRISTTEVMKELMHSSIYALASLEENSPMGIEEAMAVGIPVVTSNRCGMPYMVKNGETGYLVNPFNEQDIANKCKRILVDGELKDAMAKKSTELARDLYHSESVARRTYAVYQELSMNAERKF, encoded by the coding sequence ATGACCGTTACTAAACTTGCTTTTGTTACTCAATTTCCGATTGATTCAGATCGTCCTTTAGGTGGTGTGGAAGCGGTTAGTGTTAACCTAGTTCGCTCTCTCTCAGCTTATACCGATCTACAGATTGATGTGTTGACGCTGTGCCCTGAAACATCAAAGCAAACAACGGAAAGTTGGGGGAAAGTAAAAATTCATCGTTTACCTAAGCCTAATGGAAGTGAGCTTCTTAATGCCGTCACTAAAAGTAAAGTATTAATCGAGCGCTACATCAAACAGCTACAGCCGGACTTGATTCATGCGCATGATACCTACGGAATAATGGTACAAGATATTGATATTACGAAAGCCTTTACAGTACATGGTTTTATTTACGGTGATACGCTGTTTTCTAATGGTAAGTTTAGGTGGTTACGCTCAAAAATATGGGAAAAAATAGAAAAAGGCAGTTGGGCTAAACAACCCAATATTATCTCTATTAGTCCCTATGTGCGTGAGCGAGTCTCGCCGGTTTCTGATGCTATTGTTTATGACATTGACAACCCTATTTCTGACCAATTTTTTAATTTAACACGTGATGAAATAGCCGGAAGAATATTTACTTCTGCTGTGATTTGTCCTCGCAAAAACACCTTACAATTGGTTAAAGCAGTGAAGTTACTCGTGGATGACAATATCGCAGTCGAGCTTCGTATTGCAGGGAGTGTTGGTGATGAACAATATATGCAGGAGATGTTGGATTATATCGCGCATAACAATCTCGATAAGCACATTAAAATTCTCGGGCGAATATCGACGACAGAGGTGATGAAGGAGCTGATGCATTCATCGATTTATGCACTCGCTTCACTTGAGGAAAATTCACCAATGGGCATTGAAGAAGCGATGGCTGTTGGTATTCCTGTGGTGACCTCAAATCGTTGTGGAATGCCATACATGGTTAAAAATGGTGAGACGGGTTATCTTGTTAACCCATTTAATGAACAAGATATTGCTAACAAATGTAAGCGCATTTTGGTTGATGGTGAATTAAAGGATGCGATGGCAAAAAAATCGACTGAATTAGCAAGAGATCTGTATCACTCTGAAAGTGTCGCAAGACGAACTTATGCGGTATACCAAGAGTTAAGCATGAATGCTGAGCGTAAATTTTGA
- the pckA gene encoding phosphoenolpyruvate carboxykinase (ATP): protein MTKLATNSLSKYGITGVSEIVYNPSYETLFEEEMADSLTGFEKGIITSNGTVAVDTGIFTGRSPKDKYIVKDDTTRDTIWWNDQGKNDNKPIDENTWSHLKQLVCTELSNKRLFVIDAYCGANESSRLKVRFIVEVAWQAHFVKNMFIRPSEAELVDFEPDFVVMNGSKTTNPDWQAQGLNSENFVAFNLTEKVQVIGGTWYGGEMKKGLFSVMNYLLPLNGMASMHCSANIGEQGDTAIFFGLSGTGKTTLSTDSKRALIGDDEHGWDDDGVFNFEGGCYAKTIRLSAEAEPDIYGAIRRDALLENVVIDAQNVVDYDDASKTENARVSYPIYHIDNIVKPISKGGHAQKVIFLTADAFGVLPPVSKLTKAQTQYHFLSGFTAKLAGTERGITEPTPTFSACFGAAFLTLHPTQYAEQLVKRMEACGAEAYLVNTGWNGSGKRISIQDTRGIIDAILDGSIETAQTKQVPLFNLTIPLALPGVDSAILDPRDTYADRQQWDEKAEKLAQLFIDNFERYTDKQQGKDLVSAGPQFSKDIA, encoded by the coding sequence ATGACTAAATTAGCAACGAATTCGTTAAGCAAATATGGCATAACCGGTGTTTCTGAGATTGTGTATAACCCTAGCTACGAAACCCTTTTCGAAGAGGAAATGGCGGATAGTTTAACGGGGTTTGAAAAAGGAATTATCACTTCAAACGGCACGGTAGCTGTTGACACAGGCATCTTCACAGGACGCTCACCAAAAGATAAGTACATCGTAAAAGATGATACTACTCGCGATACCATCTGGTGGAACGATCAAGGCAAAAACGATAATAAACCTATCGATGAAAACACTTGGAGTCACCTTAAACAATTAGTTTGTACTGAGTTATCTAATAAAAGACTGTTTGTCATTGATGCATATTGTGGTGCCAATGAAAGTTCTCGTCTTAAAGTACGTTTTATCGTTGAGGTGGCTTGGCAAGCACACTTCGTCAAAAATATGTTTATTCGCCCTAGCGAAGCAGAGCTAGTCGATTTTGAACCTGATTTTGTGGTGATGAACGGCTCTAAAACCACCAATCCCGATTGGCAAGCACAGGGGTTAAACTCCGAAAATTTTGTTGCCTTTAATCTCACAGAAAAAGTGCAAGTCATTGGTGGCACATGGTACGGTGGCGAAATGAAAAAAGGTCTGTTTTCAGTAATGAACTACCTTTTACCGTTAAATGGCATGGCATCGATGCATTGCTCGGCAAACATTGGTGAACAAGGCGATACAGCCATTTTCTTCGGTCTTTCTGGGACAGGAAAAACAACACTCTCTACCGATTCAAAACGCGCTTTAATCGGTGATGATGAGCATGGTTGGGATGATGATGGAGTATTTAACTTCGAGGGTGGCTGTTATGCTAAAACGATTCGTTTAAGTGCAGAAGCGGAGCCTGATATTTACGGGGCAATCCGTCGTGATGCGTTGCTTGAAAATGTCGTGATCGATGCACAAAACGTCGTTGACTACGACGATGCGAGCAAAACTGAAAACGCACGCGTTTCCTACCCTATTTACCATATTGATAACATTGTAAAACCTATTTCTAAAGGTGGTCACGCACAGAAAGTGATCTTTTTAACTGCCGATGCCTTTGGCGTATTACCACCCGTTTCTAAGCTCACTAAGGCGCAAACACAATATCATTTCTTGTCTGGCTTCACTGCAAAATTAGCCGGTACTGAACGTGGTATTACAGAACCTACACCGACTTTTTCTGCATGTTTTGGCGCAGCGTTTTTAACGTTACACCCAACACAATATGCGGAGCAACTGGTGAAACGTATGGAAGCCTGTGGTGCTGAAGCTTATTTAGTGAATACTGGCTGGAATGGCTCTGGCAAACGTATCTCAATTCAAGATACACGTGGCATCATTGATGCTATTTTGGATGGTTCAATCGAAACGGCACAAACTAAACAGGTACCTCTGTTTAACCTTACCATACCACTCGCATTACCAGGTGTTGATAGTGCGATTCTTGATCCACGCGATACCTATGCAGATAGACAACAGTGGGATGAAAAAGCTGAAAAGTTAGCGCAACTGTTTATCGATAACTTTGAACGTTACACCGATAAACAACAAGGTAAAGATCTTGTCAGTGCAGGCCCTCAATTTAGCAAAGATATCGCTTAA
- a CDS encoding GNAT family N-acetyltransferase has translation MNVKSELLTTWEAFESLQTIWDDLLVQSDADNLFLRWDWLNCWRKTSATPISPYIVILKKDGHIVAIAPFYKQPYRLVNGLKYNALRFAGDQGIGSEYSNFIVQRDNSEPLKKQCWQALLAYKKEWDFIWLTNIEQWTTGGKNLITSLNSINELNFHQREIDFSATPLTSLNNDILPSLSKSLRTNIKQTQKYLSRQGEWQVSVTEDLSTLSDDLNTLFSLHNKRWQQAGLKGSFERRPAMASFYQQFAQHALKTGWLRLLKLEVEGEIQAMQIGYVYNNRFLAIQEGFNPDFLAGAGQVLRYFSFQKNLQEQIAEYDFLGVYSNHKRRWLAEKRQGCHVFIFPNKLKNLPFKLKKIWPTGAYLNEA, from the coding sequence ATGAACGTAAAAAGTGAACTACTAACAACCTGGGAAGCGTTTGAGTCGTTACAGACGATTTGGGATGATCTATTAGTTCAATCTGATGCAGATAATCTTTTTTTACGTTGGGATTGGCTAAACTGCTGGCGCAAAACCAGTGCAACCCCGATCAGCCCCTATATTGTTATTTTAAAAAAAGATGGTCATATTGTTGCTATCGCCCCCTTCTATAAACAACCCTACCGCTTAGTAAATGGATTAAAATACAACGCGTTACGCTTTGCAGGTGATCAAGGTATTGGCTCAGAATACAGTAATTTTATTGTACAACGCGATAATAGTGAGCCACTAAAAAAACAGTGTTGGCAGGCTTTACTGGCCTATAAAAAAGAGTGGGATTTTATTTGGCTAACCAATATTGAGCAGTGGACAACGGGAGGAAAAAACTTAATTACCTCTCTCAACAGTATCAACGAACTTAATTTCCACCAGCGTGAAATTGATTTTAGCGCAACGCCATTAACATCATTGAATAACGATATACTGCCGAGCCTCTCTAAAAGCTTACGAACCAATATTAAACAAACTCAAAAATATTTATCGCGCCAAGGAGAATGGCAGGTATCAGTAACCGAAGATCTATCTACTTTATCAGATGATCTTAATACCCTGTTTTCACTGCACAATAAGCGCTGGCAACAAGCTGGCCTAAAAGGCTCCTTTGAACGACGCCCAGCAATGGCCTCTTTTTATCAACAGTTTGCACAACATGCTCTCAAAACAGGCTGGTTGAGATTGTTAAAATTAGAAGTTGAGGGGGAAATTCAAGCCATGCAAATCGGCTATGTATATAACAATCGATTTTTAGCGATTCAAGAAGGATTTAATCCCGATTTTTTAGCCGGTGCGGGGCAAGTATTACGTTATTTTTCTTTTCAAAAAAACCTGCAGGAACAGATCGCAGAATATGATTTTTTAGGTGTTTATAGCAACCATAAACGTCGCTGGTTAGCGGAAAAACGTCAGGGTTGCCATGTTTTTATTTTTCCTAATAAGCTTAAAAATTTACCTTTCAAGCTAAAAAAGATTTGGCCCACGGGCGCATATCTTAATGAGGCTTAG
- a CDS encoding glycosyltransferase family 4 protein: MLNICLVAHFAYDAVKGGNNGFIGGVERQTTLMAKWLAAKGHKVSLLTWSDGNREDEVIDGIQVIKICRSDAGIPGVRFFYPRWSGLISAMKRADADVYYQNCGEYITGQIAMWCKHNNKSFLYSLASDADADPALPVMTKLRERVLYRYGLRNADYILSQTEKQVGMLSSGFQLQSTVMPMPCPGPGDDEYQPLAFKEGKPTVLWAARIHPCKRLELLLEVATSLPEFNFVVGGSPLEEDDYSRSLLSKMQSLENVSYLGMVGRADMPALYRSSSVFCCSSAYEGFPNTFLEAWSQGLPIVSTFDPDNLIRDKQLGFPADNKDELIAGIRKLCTDKALWLAHSANARAYYQNNHAVDEVMQRFENIFLNLSK, translated from the coding sequence ATGTTAAACATATGTCTGGTTGCACATTTTGCATACGATGCGGTTAAAGGTGGCAATAATGGCTTTATTGGTGGCGTAGAGCGTCAAACCACATTAATGGCAAAATGGCTTGCAGCAAAGGGGCATAAGGTTTCTTTACTCACTTGGTCTGATGGTAATCGCGAAGATGAAGTCATTGATGGTATTCAAGTTATTAAAATTTGTCGAAGCGATGCTGGTATACCAGGGGTACGATTTTTCTATCCTCGTTGGAGTGGTTTAATTAGTGCGATGAAGCGTGCTGATGCGGATGTATATTATCAAAACTGTGGTGAATACATTACCGGCCAGATAGCAATGTGGTGTAAGCATAACAATAAATCCTTTTTATACTCGCTTGCCAGTGACGCTGATGCCGATCCTGCTCTGCCTGTCATGACAAAGCTACGAGAACGTGTTTTATATCGGTATGGCTTGCGTAATGCTGATTATATTTTATCGCAAACGGAAAAACAGGTAGGCATGCTCTCTTCTGGATTCCAATTACAGTCAACCGTTATGCCGATGCCTTGTCCTGGGCCCGGAGACGATGAGTATCAACCACTAGCGTTTAAAGAAGGTAAGCCGACTGTATTATGGGCGGCAAGGATCCACCCGTGTAAAAGGTTAGAGCTTTTACTAGAGGTTGCCACATCATTACCTGAGTTTAATTTTGTTGTTGGGGGAAGTCCTTTAGAAGAGGATGATTATTCAAGATCCTTATTAAGCAAAATGCAAAGCTTAGAAAACGTGTCTTATCTTGGCATGGTAGGTCGTGCCGATATGCCCGCTTTATATCGTTCAAGCTCTGTATTCTGTTGTTCTTCTGCCTATGAAGGTTTCCCAAACACATTTCTTGAAGCATGGAGTCAAGGGCTTCCTATCGTTTCTACTTTTGATCCCGATAATCTAATTCGTGATAAACAGCTTGGGTTTCCTGCTGATAATAAAGATGAACTGATTGCTGGTATTAGAAAACTATGCACAGATAAAGCATTGTGGTTAGCGCATTCGGCTAATGCACGTGCTTATTATCAAAATAACCATGCTGTGGATGAAGTGATGCAACGCTTTGAAAATATTTTCCTTAATTTATCTAAATAA
- a CDS encoding alginate lyase family protein, whose product MQSITWYVKRIQMMSPKEIIWRVTSLTDAFVERGRVQFNLVPTEKYQPSYDPDANFVGGFEVFTGEVEQFQNEWKNELIKKSEMILDHKLSYFDLKEHDLETPINWHKDHSANIFSSLNHIVSVNYRDFANNGDCKLVWEPNRHHQLVVLGRAYKVTGDTKYAQGVIDQLTAWLDANPYGYGMNWRSPLELAIRLISWVWAIDLIKGSGLFAGDIKARLLNSVFLHCRDVDGKYSQGTSANNHLVGEAAGVYIAASYFDMLTDAPQWQARSKAVLEREIQAQSFADGCTKEHAFSYQFFVFQFYLFTALTGKWRKDDFSAQYWQTLSSISRFIAQVAEGGKHYPMLGDQDDGYVLDLGDHVHNINALCDISGYFYSDEIFNTGFKKSTESAFWLFSGRDTRLSPSVNDTKPLSSVAFKESGYYLLQAGSLAQGNQASVLFDCAELGYTAIAAHGHADALSFVMRINKNDLFVDTGTYDYFSHPQWRNHFRTTKAHNTLEVDGVDQSVMTGPFMWEQHAQANCIEWSPTNNGGTVFAEHSGYLRLSEPVNHQRAVQLDVEQKKIIISDHVLTSGTHDIALYFHLSEDCQNIELNEGVCTLKLGDDQIAIQLPMGMRTEVVTGQESNDKETPALGWLSRGYHQKVAISTLVLRTRVSADSKFETIINW is encoded by the coding sequence ATGCAATCAATTACTTGGTACGTTAAACGCATTCAAATGATGTCACCTAAAGAGATCATCTGGCGTGTCACTTCACTCACCGATGCATTTGTGGAGCGCGGGCGCGTGCAGTTTAACTTAGTGCCAACAGAGAAATATCAACCTTCTTACGATCCCGATGCTAATTTTGTTGGTGGATTCGAAGTGTTCACCGGCGAGGTAGAACAATTTCAAAATGAGTGGAAAAATGAACTTATCAAAAAGTCTGAGATGATTCTTGATCATAAACTGAGCTACTTTGATCTAAAAGAGCACGATCTTGAAACACCTATCAATTGGCATAAAGATCATTCCGCGAATATATTTTCTAGCTTGAATCATATTGTTTCCGTAAATTATCGTGATTTTGCCAATAATGGCGACTGTAAGCTTGTGTGGGAGCCTAATCGCCATCATCAGCTAGTCGTTCTTGGCCGTGCGTATAAAGTCACTGGCGATACAAAATATGCGCAGGGTGTGATTGATCAGCTAACAGCATGGCTAGATGCAAATCCTTATGGCTATGGCATGAATTGGCGAAGCCCATTGGAGCTTGCTATTCGTTTAATCAGTTGGGTTTGGGCTATTGATTTAATTAAGGGCTCTGGACTTTTTGCAGGCGACATAAAAGCACGACTACTCAACAGTGTATTTCTACACTGTAGAGATGTTGACGGTAAGTATTCACAGGGGACTTCTGCGAATAACCACTTAGTGGGTGAGGCTGCCGGCGTTTATATCGCAGCTAGCTATTTCGATATGCTTACGGATGCACCACAATGGCAGGCGAGAAGTAAAGCGGTGCTTGAACGTGAGATTCAAGCACAAAGTTTTGCCGATGGCTGTACGAAAGAGCATGCTTTTTCTTATCAATTTTTTGTTTTTCAATTTTATCTATTCACCGCATTAACTGGAAAATGGCGAAAAGATGATTTCTCTGCTCAGTATTGGCAAACCTTAAGCAGTATTAGTCGCTTTATTGCTCAGGTTGCAGAGGGAGGTAAACACTACCCAATGCTTGGCGATCAAGATGATGGTTATGTATTAGACTTGGGCGATCATGTCCATAATATCAATGCGCTGTGTGACATTTCCGGTTATTTCTACAGTGATGAAATATTCAATACTGGCTTTAAAAAATCCACTGAGTCTGCCTTTTGGTTGTTTTCTGGCAGAGACACGCGTTTATCACCTTCCGTTAATGATACTAAGCCCTTAAGCTCTGTTGCTTTTAAAGAATCTGGTTATTACCTATTGCAAGCAGGCTCATTAGCGCAAGGTAATCAGGCGAGTGTTTTGTTTGATTGTGCTGAGCTTGGTTATACTGCAATTGCCGCGCATGGCCATGCGGATGCGCTAAGCTTTGTGATGCGTATTAACAAGAATGATCTGTTTGTTGATACCGGTACCTACGATTATTTCAGTCATCCGCAATGGCGTAACCACTTTAGAACCACTAAAGCGCATAACACCTTAGAAGTAGATGGTGTCGATCAATCTGTGATGACCGGGCCTTTTATGTGGGAGCAGCACGCACAGGCAAATTGTATTGAATGGTCCCCTACTAATAATGGTGGAACAGTGTTTGCTGAACACAGTGGTTATCTTCGCCTGAGTGAGCCCGTTAATCACCAGCGTGCAGTACAGCTCGATGTTGAGCAGAAGAAGATTATAATTAGCGATCATGTATTAACCAGTGGCACGCATGATATTGCATTATATTTTCATCTCTCTGAAGATTGCCAAAATATTGAGCTGAATGAAGGTGTTTGCACACTAAAACTGGGTGATGATCAGATTGCAATACAGTTACCGATGGGAATGCGAACTGAAGTTGTGACTGGCCAAGAGAGCAATGATAAAGAAACGCCCGCATTAGGTTGGCTGAGCCGTGGATATCATCAAAAAGTGGCTATTTCTACGTTAGTTTTAAGAACAAGAGTCTCTGCTGATAGTAAGTTTGAAACGATTATCAACTGGTAA
- a CDS encoding exosortase C-terminal domain/associated protein EpsI, with amino-acid sequence MIAPSKVINLVALIGLALIFFINGAVLLTIFDEWNSNGPFSHGFLGFAVVLYILWLKRDFFQTATHQPSIAATGLLLLSAFGLLVSQLASVQQLQQLMLFALMTSFLISIYGFRLLRDQFFPLLMLALILPVWSLFQTPLRELSTIAGDIGPSIVGIEVLRDGYRLSTYGGLFDVEPACSGLGFFMVGALFAACVSFFNHLSLKKSIQFLVICLCFAIFANWVRIILIIIVGSYTHMQHFIVQDHLTFGWAVFAVFLVPLIYLSRHFFDKPIDEQVKPVKTTNQNVAINKKQLLFSYSILLAFIFASYWIPSRFDANYQFKMPALEGYNLVSTNKTSSPNWKPLSHGVSSENFSFFVKGEVGIQTYLANYVKQSQAHEMIFVENKLFDKHRWSIVDHDSLYLDNSEVKLFTLNRSGERGRLIAYWYVVNGVHTSSKKLAKLEEVKSAILGTPGATLIAFAIDYRAGGHGQAVTQIQHFTQTFFNQIEQ; translated from the coding sequence TTGATAGCGCCTTCGAAGGTCATCAATTTAGTTGCCTTAATCGGTTTAGCATTGATTTTCTTTATCAATGGCGCAGTTTTGCTTACCATTTTTGATGAGTGGAATAGCAACGGCCCCTTTAGCCATGGTTTTCTTGGTTTTGCAGTGGTGTTGTATATTTTATGGTTAAAGCGTGACTTTTTTCAAACTGCTACACATCAACCATCTATAGCTGCCACTGGCTTACTGCTATTAAGTGCATTTGGCTTGCTAGTTAGCCAGTTAGCGAGCGTGCAACAGCTTCAGCAGCTGATGTTATTTGCGCTGATGACTTCCTTCTTAATTAGTATTTATGGTTTTCGTCTTTTACGAGACCAGTTTTTCCCACTGCTAATGTTAGCGTTGATCTTGCCCGTCTGGAGTCTCTTTCAAACACCACTACGAGAGTTATCCACAATTGCCGGTGATATTGGCCCGAGTATTGTTGGTATTGAGGTATTACGTGACGGTTACCGACTCTCTACCTATGGCGGATTATTTGATGTTGAGCCTGCTTGTTCTGGCTTAGGGTTCTTTATGGTTGGCGCGCTTTTTGCGGCTTGTGTGAGCTTCTTTAACCATCTTTCTCTGAAAAAGAGCATCCAATTTTTAGTAATTTGTCTCTGCTTTGCTATTTTTGCGAATTGGGTACGTATTATATTGATTATTATTGTGGGCAGTTATACTCACATGCAACACTTTATCGTACAGGATCACTTAACCTTTGGTTGGGCGGTCTTTGCTGTGTTCCTTGTGCCACTTATTTATCTATCGCGTCACTTCTTCGATAAGCCGATTGATGAGCAGGTTAAACCTGTAAAAACAACGAATCAGAATGTAGCGATCAATAAAAAACAGTTGTTATTTAGTTACTCCATCCTACTTGCTTTTATCTTTGCGAGTTACTGGATCCCATCGCGTTTCGATGCAAACTATCAATTTAAAATGCCTGCATTAGAAGGGTATAACCTTGTTAGTACAAATAAAACATCAAGTCCCAATTGGAAGCCTCTCTCACATGGCGTGAGCTCTGAGAACTTCAGTTTCTTTGTTAAGGGTGAGGTTGGGATTCAAACTTATCTGGCGAACTATGTTAAACAAAGCCAAGCGCATGAAATGATCTTTGTGGAAAATAAACTGTTTGATAAACATCGCTGGTCAATTGTCGATCATGACTCTCTGTACCTTGATAACAGTGAAGTGAAGCTGTTTACCCTGAATCGCAGTGGCGAGCGAGGGCGTTTAATAGCCTATTGGTATGTTGTTAATGGAGTGCATACCAGCAGTAAAAAGTTAGCAAAGCTAGAGGAAGTGAAATCGGCGATTTTAGGCACGCCTGGTGCGACATTAATCGCATTCGCCATTGATTATCGAGCGGGTGGTCATGGTCAAGCTGTTACCCAGATACAACATTTCACACAAACATTTTTTAATCAGATAGAGCAATAA
- a CDS encoding polysaccharide deacetylase family protein — protein sequence MKSKRFCKKMLATFLSRTGFLSFLHHKNRHKICVLMLHGVMEENYKASWTPLRPQLTPGELKRTLTLLSKNYQFVTIEQAVDMLSGKLALIDNAMLITFDDGYRNNLKFALPICEQFSIKPVLFLTTGNVDSRLPFWVDRLDYALQQHMGEIISFSYGGITYQFDATSRQSLKKSYKQFRDGCKNRFSDEIKMNQLIDALSEKLELQSGKALATICEQDDWSAIVAWDQLRDVVKSKRIDVASHTVDHWRLNCLPEEYISSQLQQSKVRIEQELAVKCQFFCYPNGNYNDVAINLVEKIGYKAAFSTDVGLCGLKDDLMTLKRFNFPSDKSESELLYLLNR from the coding sequence ATGAAAAGTAAGCGGTTTTGTAAAAAAATGCTAGCCACTTTCTTATCGAGAACTGGATTTCTCTCTTTTTTACACCATAAAAATCGCCATAAAATTTGCGTCTTGATGTTACACGGTGTGATGGAAGAAAATTACAAAGCAAGCTGGACTCCATTACGGCCTCAATTAACCCCCGGTGAATTAAAAAGAACACTTACGCTTCTTTCTAAGAATTATCAGTTTGTTACTATTGAGCAAGCGGTTGATATGCTGTCTGGAAAGCTTGCATTGATTGATAACGCAATGCTTATCACTTTTGATGATGGTTACCGCAATAACTTAAAATTTGCTTTGCCTATTTGTGAGCAATTCTCTATCAAGCCTGTATTATTTTTAACCACTGGCAATGTTGATTCAAGGTTACCATTTTGGGTAGATCGGTTGGATTATGCATTACAACAACATATGGGGGAGATCATTTCTTTTTCATATGGTGGCATTACTTATCAATTTGATGCGACTTCTCGCCAATCCCTTAAAAAAAGCTATAAACAGTTTCGTGACGGCTGTAAAAATAGATTCAGTGATGAAATAAAGATGAACCAATTGATTGACGCACTATCTGAAAAGCTTGAGCTACAGTCGGGTAAGGCGCTCGCTACGATATGTGAACAAGATGATTGGTCTGCTATCGTTGCTTGGGATCAACTAAGAGATGTGGTGAAAAGCAAGCGTATTGATGTAGCAAGTCATACTGTTGATCATTGGCGGTTAAACTGCCTTCCTGAAGAATATATTTCATCACAATTACAGCAATCAAAAGTCCGCATAGAGCAGGAGTTAGCAGTAAAATGTCAATTTTTTTGTTATCCTAATGGGAATTACAATGATGTTGCTATTAATCTTGTAGAAAAAATAGGTTATAAAGCCGCTTTTTCTACAGATGTCGGGCTGTGTGGTCTCAAGGATGATTTAATGACGTTAAAACGTTTTAACTTCCCTTCTGATAAATCAGAGTCTGAATTATTGTATTTGCTCAATCGATAA